TTGGGGCTACGGTTTTAAAAATTACAATTGAAGAGATCATAGACAGTACTTTTTACGCGAAAATCCAACTCCAAAAAGAGGATGAGATTATCACTTTGGATGCAAGGCCATCCGACTCAATTGCTCTGGCCTTAAGAGCCAATGCTCCTATTTTTATCGCCAAGTCTGTGTTAGATGAAACAGGGATCATTATGAAGGACGAGGAGATGCAAGGGGAGAATATATCTTCGGAGAAAAAAATCCAAGCCCTACCTAAGTCGAATTTACAGATTTTAGAAGAAACTTTGGAAAACGCATTGAAAACCGAAGACTATGAAACTGCTGCCAAAATTAGAGACCAAATCAAAAAACTCATCGAAAACAGTTAAGACGAATCCTCCTCTTAACTATGTCT
Above is a window of Leptospira perdikensis DNA encoding:
- a CDS encoding bifunctional nuclease family protein produces the protein MEFYEVKISDISLTNVGFAVFLRPKDSEDKRVVPIFIGPLETHSITTVIDGTKPPRPMTHDLMLYMLTSLGATVLKITIEEIIDSTFYAKIQLQKEDEIITLDARPSDSIALALRANAPIFIAKSVLDETGIIMKDEEMQGENISSEKKIQALPKSNLQILEETLENALKTEDYETAAKIRDQIKKLIENS